In Canis lupus familiaris isolate Mischka breed German Shepherd chromosome 24, alternate assembly UU_Cfam_GSD_1.0, whole genome shotgun sequence, a single genomic region encodes these proteins:
- the GDF5 gene encoding growth/differentiation factor 5, which translates to MRLPKLLTFLLWHLAWLDLEFICTVLGAPDLGQRPQGARPGLAKAEAKERPPLARSVFRPGGHSYGGGAANARAKGGTGQTGGLTQPKKDEPKKLPPRPGSPEPKPGHPTQTRQAAPRTVTPKGQLPGGKAPPKAGSVPGPFLLKKARETGPPPEPKEPFRPPPITPHEYMLSLYRTLSDADRKGGNSSVKLEAGLANTITSFIDKGQDDRGPVVRKQRYVFDISALEKDGLLGAELRILRKKPSDTAKPVAPSIGRAAQLKLSSCPSGRQPAALLDVRSVPGLDGSGWEVFDIWKLFRNFKNSAQLCLELEAWERGRAVDLRGLGFDRAARQVHEKALFLVFGRTKKRDLFFNEIKARSGQDDKTVYEYLFSQRRKRRAPLATRQGKRPSKNPKARCSRKALHVNFKDMGWDDWIIAPLEYEAFHCEGLCEFPLRSHLEPTNHAVIQTLMNSMDPESTPPTCCVPTRLSPISILFIDSANNVVYKQYEDMVVESCGCR; encoded by the exons ATGAGACTCCCCAAACTCCTCACTTTTTTGCTTTGGCACCTGGCTTGGCTGGACCTGGAATTCATCTGCACTGTGTTGGGTGCCCCTGACTTGGGCCAGAGACCCCAGGGGGCCAGGCCGGGATTGGCCAAAGCGGAAGCCAAGGAGAGGCCCCCTCTGGCCCGGAGCGTCTTTAGACCAGGGGGTCACAGCTATGGTGGGGGGGCCGCCAATGCCAGGGCCAAGGGGGGCACCGGGCAGACGGGAGGCCTGACACAGCCCAAGAAGGATGAACCTAAAAAGCTGCCCCCCAGACCGGGCAGCCCTGAACCCAAGCCAGGACACCCTACCCAGACCAGGCAGGCGGCACCGCGGACGGTGACCCCCAAAGGACAGCTTCCTGGGGGTAAGGCACCTCCAAAGGCAGGATCTGTCCCCGGCCCCTTCCTGCTGAAGAAGGCCAGGGAGACTGGGCCCCCTCCAGAGCCCAAGGAGCCGTTCCGCCCGCCCCCCATCACGCCCCACGAGTACATGCTCTCGCTGTACAGGACGCTGTCCGATGCTGACAGAAAGGGAGGCAACAGCAGCGTGAAGTTGGAGGCTGGCCTGGCCAACACCATCACCAGCTTTATTGACAAAGGGCAAG ATGACCGAGGTCCTGTGGTCAGAAAGCAGAGGTACGTGTTTGACATTAGTGCCCTGGAGAAGGATGGGCTGCTAGGGGCCGAGCTGCGGATCTTGCGGAAGAAGCCCTCGGACACGGCCAAGCCAGTGGCCCCCAGCATCGGGCGGGCTGCCCAGCTGAAGCTGTCCAGCTGCCCCAGCGGCCGGCAGCCGGCAGCCCTGCTGGATGTGCGCTCCGTGCCAGGCCTGGACGGATCTGGCTGGGAGGTGTTCGACATCTGGAAGCTCTTCCGAAACTTTAAGAACTCGGCCCAGCTGTGCCTGGAGCTGGAGGCCTGGGAACGGGGCCGGGCCGTGGACCTCCGTGGCCTGGGTTTTGACCGGGCTGCCAGGCAGGTCCACGAGAAGGCCCTGTTCCTGGTATTTGGCCGCACCAAGAAACGGGACCTGTTCTTTAATGAGATTAAGGCCCGATCAGGTCAAGATGATAAGACTGTGTATGAGTACCTGTTCAGCCAGCGGCGAAAAAGGCGGGCCCCACTGGCCACGCGCCAGGGCAAACGGCCCAGCAAGAACCCCAAGGCCCGCTGCAGTCGGAAGGCACTGCATGTCAACTTCAAAGACATGGGTTGGGATGACTGGATCATTGCACCCCTTGAATACGAGGCCTTCCACTGTGAGGGGCTATGTGAGTTCCCCTTGCGCTCCCACCTGGAGCCCACAAACCACGCAGTCATCCAGACCCTGATGAACTCCATGGACCCTGAGTCCACACCACCAACCTGCTGTGTGCCCACACGACTGAGTCCCATCAGCATCCTCTTCATTGACTCCGCCAACAACGTGGTCTATAAGCAATATGAGGACATGGTTGTGGAGTCTTGTGGCTGCAGGTAG